The sequence AACTGAGCGCTTTTATTTGAGCAACAACTTCATGACTATTCATAGCTTGGCTTAAATTCTTAACCCAATTAAAACACAGGACGATGGTGAGAAGTCAATAGAGAATTTTCAACGATACCAAAGCAAGCATTTGTATAGAGAAAATGTTTGCAGTAGTGAGCAACACTATGCTACTTATGAGCAGAAGTTGATAACAATTTGGTATATGATCAAAAAAACCTTAGCCACCGTGTTACTGGGCAGTTTTTTAGTGGCACTGACAGGATGTGGTTCTGATCAACCACCTAAAGAAACAAAGACCGATCAAATCGGCTTTAACTATGATATTGATTATGGTCAGACTGATCCATTCACTCAAAATGATACATTTGCCACGTTAGCAGCAGCTAGTCCTTATTATCTTGGCGCCCAACCTTTGCATATTCCCAGCTTGCAAGATTTGAATGAACAGAAAAAAGCAAAAGTAAGCGAAGCAATCAAACTGACTCATGAACTTTTCAGTCAAACAGAAACTCTAAAGAATCAATTAGAAGAGTTCAAAAATGGCTATTTAGAATTTATTGATAGCGCACTCAAAGAGGAACCAAAACTAAAAAACTTTGCTAAAGATATCGCTAAACAATATGTCCAATACCAAGTAAAAGAAGAAAGTTTATTAGTGAGCTATCAGAGCATCACTAGTTCTGATGATAATCCCCTAGCTAAAGCATTATTTGAATATCAAAAAACTGAACTGGCCCTACAATTCGCTGACGTCCTGGTGCATGACTTAGATTACTTAATGAGCACAAGTTGGCAATTACATGAACTTTTTAAAGGATCTAGTAAAACAGCTATCACCGTTGCTTGGACAAAATATGAGCGCCAATTAGAGAAGCTTGCTGACCTCAACAATGCTTTGACCAGCATCAATGAGAAAATCACAGCAATTGATTTTGTAGTTAAGCAAATCAAGACGGTGGATTATTATACTGGCCTTGCTTCGTTGCAATTCATCCAAGAAAATATTACTGATCTGAAGGAGAAAATAGCGACCATCCCGGCAAATGCTCAACTCTCTACTGAAGACCAAAAATTCATCAAAGATTATGCTGGGTTATTTGAAACATTTAGCAAAGATCTCCAAACAGTAGCCTTAAGCATGGATAAGCAAGAGTTCTTAGACATTGGCCAATTGGCAAGCAATTCTTCTTTATTACCCCAGGCATATGCCGATAGCAATAGTTACCTTGCTACTGCCCAGAAAGCTTTACAAGCAACCTATCAAGGAGGTAAGAAAGTAGCTGGCTTGACTTGGCAAGGAGCAAAAAAAGTTTATGGCGCAGCTCAAACCACCGTTGGCATCACCCTAGACATGGCCAATGCCCTAACTAGTGGCTATATGAATTTAGCCGTAGACATGTATTACAATGTTAATAATAAAGAAATTAATGCTAGTTTTGCCAAGGGCATGAATAAAATCTATGACAATTACCAAAAGGGGATATCAGGAGTAGCCGTACTCAATACAGCAAAAGAGTATTTAGAGGCACCGGAAAAAGGCGCGGAAAGCACTGCTGCCAATAAGGCAGAAAAAGTATTTGGTAAGGGCTGGACTAGTTGGGGAGTAGGTAAAACTGCCGGCCTCACCGTCGATCTCTTCACTACTTTCGGCAAAGGCATTTACAAATTAGCTAATAAAAGCTCTACCGCAGGTGATTATGTCCAAGGCACATTGGATGTAGGACTGTCATTTGTCGGTGGCTCTAAGCTAATCGGGAAAGGCTCTCAAGCGATAGCAGGTGGTGCTGAGGCTGCCCCAATCCTAGCCGAAGGAGGCCTTAATTATATGAAAAACACTTTTAACAAAATCATGAAAAAAGGAGCTGAAGAAGAGTTTGCTGCCTTAGTGAAATTCAAACAAGCCTTTGGTGAACTAACCCAAGCACAATTGGATCGCTATATTAATTTACGCCTAGAAGCAATTGCCCGGCAGGTAGTAGAAAACATGCTACTAGAATCCAGCAAAGCACTAAAAGCCAAGTTTGCTAATTTCACTAAAAATGCCGCTGGTACATTAGGCGCAAATTTAACTAGTGGTGGCCAATCATACAAAGACTTTGTTAGTAAAGCTATCACCAATTCTATTAAAGAATACTTTACTAAGGACTTAGAAGCATTTGCTACAGAAAACTTGATTAAAAAAGGCGGACGAGCTGGGTTTAATATCTTAAAAGATTACTTTGACAATATCGTAGGCGATGGTGCCGAAAATGCGGTGAAAGATAAAATCAAAGACTATATTGACGGTACCAATTTGCCCGGGGGCTTTCCTGAATTGAAAGATTTAGCTGGTAGTTGGGATCAAGGCCAAATGGTGATCACCGAAATAGAGGCCACTCCAGAAGCACGAAGAGCAGCAAAAGAGGAAGGATGCGACATTGCCCTACTCGAAGAAGAAAAAGGTAAAATAAATCCTATGAGTATAACCCTAACCCCTACGAGTGATCATGGTGGCACCATGACTATGAAAGGGGCTAAAGACAAAAAGGCTCAGGTAGTGCCATTTACCTATGTCGACGGTGTGATCAGCGGCTCATTCGAACAAAGTGGAGCAAAAACGACTATCCGTATGAATGTTACCCAAGAAGACAATGCTTATTCACTCTCCGGCCCAATAGAGATAAATTATCAAGGTGAGGGGATAAAGATTTTTGGCAACACAAAAGCAGCTAAGAAAATCCAACCTTAGCCTCAGCTATACCAGCATGTTTCCCTTTACTCTTCATTTTTCACCCTTCAATTATCCTCTTGATCTTGGAGCATATACTTTATTCTTTTTACTAGCAGCTATCATTGGTGTAATTGGCTCTCTATTCTTCGCCATTAAGCGCGGCTTCAATGGTACAAAAGTGGCAATTACATTACTGATTATGCTGCTAGCAGCTGTAATAGGTGCCAGGCTTTTGAACGCTTTAGTAAACTTATCAGCCTATATTCAGGAACCAAGCAAATTGTTAACCTTTTCCGCTTCAGGATTCTCTCTCTATGGCGGTATAGTATTCGCCGTCATCAGTGGACTTATATGCTGTCGCCTATTCAAATTAGATACCTACAAGCTAGGGGACACCTGTATTCCCTTTTTGGGCCTCAGTATTGCAACCATGCGTATTGGTTGTTTTCTCAATGGTTGTTGTTTCGGTAAAGAAACTGATAGCTTTTGGGGCATAACATTCCCCTTTCTCAGTCCAGCTCATATTGATCAAATCACCGATCAAGGTAATTACTTCGAAGTAGCCCCGGTACATCCCACACAGCTTTATGAACTAGTAGCAGCTATACTCTTAAGCACAGCCGCTTTTGGCTTGTTAAAAAAGAAGCAACCCGATGGTATTACTATGCTCATTTTTCTCACAGGCCTTTCTGTATTCCGCTTATTCAATTCTTACCTACGAGTCAATCTCGACACCTACTCTTTACCACTTTATTTCTATCCTGCCTTATATGTAGTACTAATTTTGCTCTGTTTGATACTAATTAAAATCCGTTACAGAACCTTCTCTCCTGACAGAGCTTATGATCAATCACTGTAATCTATATCCCTGTAATTAAATAGAAAACAAAAATTAGCAGCCAGGTTGGTCCTGCTCACTACAGAACATAGTGACCATTAACAAAAATCAATTGGCCATCAGCGCTTGCTGAATCAAGTACGGGAAAGAGATCAACATGAAACTTTGACTTATTGGTCTTGATACCAGTTTTTTTATACACGCTGTGTTTTTCTCCCAAAGACAAATGCATACCATAAATTCGTTCAAAAGCAGTGATGTCTCCTAAATAGCGCTCTTTCGTAATTGCGCGATTGAGTCCGAAACCTATTTCCCGAATCAGTGGCCGTTCAAAGCGCTTGATTAACTCCAAGATATCCCTAAATCCTTGAGGAGCATTGTCCCCGACTCCCACGACTAAACCTTCTTTAACATCTACTCGAAAAGGTTCATGCATACTAATTGAAAAATCTTGATTGGCAAAAGCATAGACATAAAAAGCGCCATTCATGGCGGCAAAGTTCTTTGCTTCGGTAAATATTTCGCCAATCGGAAAAGTGCCACCAATATTTTCCAT comes from Candidatus Abawacabacteria bacterium and encodes:
- a CDS encoding prolipoprotein diacylglyceryl transferase, encoding MFPFTLHFSPFNYPLDLGAYTLFFLLAAIIGVIGSLFFAIKRGFNGTKVAITLLIMLLAAVIGARLLNALVNLSAYIQEPSKLLTFSASGFSLYGGIVFAVISGLICCRLFKLDTYKLGDTCIPFLGLSIATMRIGCFLNGCCFGKETDSFWGITFPFLSPAHIDQITDQGNYFEVAPVHPTQLYELVAAILLSTAAFGLLKKKQPDGITMLIFLTGLSVFRLFNSYLRVNLDTYSLPLYFYPALYVVLILLCLILIKIRYRTFSPDRAYDQSL